Proteins found in one Blastocatellia bacterium genomic segment:
- a CDS encoding S9 family peptidase: protein MRSPALWLLLLITWSFSSVQAEAIRNTHPFSVHDMLAMDRIQDPQVSPDGRQIVFVVSKTDLDANRRRTDLWLVNIDGTGLRQLTVHPASDFHPRWAPNGKDIWFLSTRAGSSQVYKMPVDGGEPERMTNLPLDVGVFVLSPDGSHLALTMEVFPDCQTVECTVKRLDELSKRKASGRIYEKLFIRHWDTWKDGRRSHLFVMPVGGTTAVDVMKGMDADTPSKPFGGTEEITFTPDGRSLIFTARDAGREEAWSTDFDLYLVPADGSRPPRCLTEANKAWDTMPRFSPDGRTLAYLAMSRPGYESDRYRIMLRPWPDGPERVLTQAWDRSAATIVWSADSQTIYTVADNIGQTSLFAINVASGQVSTVVKDGTVSSPGIAGQRIVYGLDNLYSPVELFSVNPDGSDVRQITRINAEKVAAARMGAFEQFSFKGWNNETVYAYVVKPVDFDPAKKYPVAFLIHGGPQGSFGNHFHYRWNPQAYAGAGYGVIMVDFHGSTGYGQAFTDSIRGDWGGKPLEDLKRGLAAALKKYPWLDGNRVAALGASYGGYMVNWIAGVWSEPFRCLVAHAGNLDERLAYFNTEELWFPEWDHVGTPWENPRSYEKHNPINLVNKWKKPMLVIHGALDFRVVETQGMATFTALQRRGIPSKFLYFPDENHWILKPHNSILWHETVIGWLDQWLKEPAPTARLEQGR, encoded by the coding sequence ATGCGTTCACCAGCATTATGGTTACTTTTGCTCATCACGTGGAGTTTCTCATCGGTTCAGGCAGAAGCGATCAGAAACACGCATCCGTTTTCGGTGCATGACATGCTTGCGATGGATCGAATCCAGGACCCGCAGGTTTCGCCCGATGGCCGTCAGATTGTTTTTGTGGTGAGTAAAACAGACCTCGACGCCAATCGTCGTCGAACAGACCTCTGGTTGGTTAACATTGATGGAACAGGGCTGCGGCAACTCACGGTGCATCCGGCCAGCGACTTTCATCCGCGCTGGGCTCCAAATGGGAAAGACATTTGGTTTCTCTCGACCCGCGCTGGCTCATCGCAAGTTTACAAGATGCCCGTTGATGGCGGCGAGCCGGAACGAATGACGAACTTGCCGTTGGATGTCGGCGTGTTTGTGCTTTCACCGGATGGTTCGCATCTGGCGTTGACCATGGAGGTCTTTCCTGATTGTCAAACGGTTGAATGCACGGTCAAGCGCCTGGATGAGCTCAGCAAGCGGAAGGCCAGCGGTCGGATTTACGAGAAACTATTCATTCGGCACTGGGACACCTGGAAAGATGGGCGACGATCGCACCTATTTGTCATGCCCGTAGGCGGCACAACCGCTGTTGACGTGATGAAAGGAATGGACGCCGATACGCCATCAAAGCCGTTTGGCGGCACTGAAGAAATCACGTTTACGCCGGATGGGCGCTCGCTCATCTTCACGGCTCGCGATGCTGGCCGCGAAGAAGCGTGGTCAACTGATTTCGACCTGTATCTTGTGCCAGCGGATGGTTCTCGGCCGCCGCGCTGTCTGACAGAGGCCAATAAGGCATGGGATACAATGCCGCGTTTTTCGCCTGATGGCAGGACGCTGGCCTACCTAGCAATGTCGCGGCCCGGTTACGAATCAGACCGCTACCGCATCATGCTGCGTCCATGGCCTGACGGGCCTGAGCGCGTCTTGACGCAAGCATGGGACCGGTCTGCGGCGACAATCGTTTGGTCGGCTGACAGCCAAACGATTTACACCGTGGCTGACAATATCGGTCAGACATCGTTGTTTGCCATCAACGTAGCATCTGGGCAAGTGAGCACGGTGGTCAAGGATGGAACGGTCAGCTCACCGGGCATTGCCGGTCAACGAATCGTCTACGGCTTGGATAATCTCTACTCGCCGGTTGAGCTCTTCTCGGTCAATCCCGACGGCAGCGATGTTCGCCAGATCACACGTATCAATGCTGAGAAAGTCGCTGCGGCTCGGATGGGAGCGTTTGAACAATTTTCGTTCAAGGGCTGGAACAACGAAACCGTCTACGCTTATGTGGTCAAGCCCGTTGACTTCGACCCAGCGAAGAAATATCCGGTCGCCTTTTTGATCCACGGTGGCCCACAGGGTTCATTTGGCAATCACTTCCATTACCGTTGGAATCCGCAAGCCTACGCGGGCGCCGGCTATGGAGTCATCATGGTGGACTTTCATGGCTCGACAGGCTATGGGCAAGCGTTCACCGATTCGATTCGCGGCGACTGGGGTGGAAAACCGCTTGAAGACCTCAAACGAGGGCTGGCGGCAGCGCTCAAGAAATATCCGTGGCTGGACGGCAATCGCGTGGCTGCGCTTGGCGCTTCGTATGGCGGTTACATGGTCAATTGGATCGCCGGCGTTTGGTCGGAACCATTCCGCTGTCTGGTGGCTCATGCTGGTAACCTGGACGAGCGGTTGGCCTACTTTAACACAGAAGAGTTATGGTTCCCCGAATGGGACCATGTCGGAACGCCGTGGGAGAATCCGCGCAGCTACGAAAAACATAATCCCATCAACCTGGTCAACAAGTGGAAGAAGCCGATGCTCGTGATTCACGGCGCGCTCGATTTTCGCGTGGTTGAGACGCAAGGCATGGCTACGTTCACCGCGTTGCAACGGCGCGGCATTCCGAGCAAATTCCTATACTTTCCTGACGAGAACCACTGGATTCTGAAACCACACAATAGCATTTTGTGGCATGAGACAGTTATTGGTTGGCTCGATCAGTGGCTCAAAGAGCCGGCGCCGACGGCCAGACTGGAGCAGGGGAGATAG